TGCCTAAGTCCCTGGACTTGGGCGTTCAGATTTTGGATTTGCCAGTCTGCGTTCATCAGCTCTTTTTGGGCGTCCTCGCTGGCGGTCATGATCTCGTCGGCGATTTTCTGGATTTCGTCGATTTCGGCATCCTTCATGGCGATGGCGCTTTCCTTGGATTTCTTGAGGCGCTCCAGCTTTTTCTGCAGTTCTTCCAATTCACGGTTTTGGCGGTTGGCGGCTTGCCGGCTGGATTCTGCTGCCAGGGCGCAGGCCTTTTGCGCTGCGGTCAGCTGTTCCCTGAGACTTTCCATTTCCTGCTTTTGACGCTCGATGCGGTTCTGCAGTTTTTCCTGTCGGGTCTTTTTGGCCTCTTTTTTCTGTTGCTTGGCTTCTTCCTTGGTGGCGGGGCGGGTGATGTTGAATGTTCCGTGGGGCGTCTTGATGGTTTCCTTGATGGGCTTTGAACCTTCGATTTTTTGACCGCTAATTTTTGAAATGTTCAGCGTCCAGGAACTGTCCTTGTTGCCGAAGTAGAAATCGGGAATTTTGATTGGGTTTGGTTTTCGGAACATCGTTTCGTAGAAAATCTTGAATCCGATAATGCAGGGGCAGACGTGCCAAGGTTCTCCGATGCAGACGCTTATCTTCGGAGGCCATTGAGAGGGGATCGCGTAAATCTGGAAAAGGTGTAAAATCTCGAAATACTTTTCGGCGTCTTCTGAATGCCAGAAATTCCTGAGGTCCTCGGGCAGGAAGTGTGCTGTGATAAAGATGTTGGCGCTACAACTCTTCCCCTTTTTTCGAAGGATAACCCGGAGGTTCATGGACGGCGAAGGCAGTCTCATTTCGAAGGATTGAAATTCTGTATTGGCGAAGGTGGTGACGTCGCTCCAGATGCCGGTCTGGTCGCAGCCAAAGGTAATGAGATCTTGCAGCCAGTGGTTTGGAACTTCCTTGAATCTTTCGCGGTGGATGTTCCTATAGCCCCATTGGCCAACTGTCATGGTGGCGATTTTTTCTAGCGGGAGTTCCTCAAGTGGAATTTCGATGTGGAAGGTATGGGGGATGAGCCCATTGCAATGTTGAACGTTATGATTTTTGAGTACAGTAAGGTCTACAGCAGACAAGGTGAATGCCTGTTTCATATTGCCTCTAAAAGGTTAGCTTTGTTTTTTATGCGTCCCCAAAAACAAGGAAATTTCTATTCCTTATCCTTGGGTGATAGTTTATTCTTGATTTTGTTATGTTATGTAAAAAATGACGATATAAAAAATGTGCCTACAATAATAAGCACATTTTTAGATAAATTCAATCTTTTTTAGAAAATTAGTTCATTTTGCAAACAATTGTTGCTTTTTTACGGGATGTCGTTGGGCCTGATGCCGAAGGCCCTGGCATTCTCGATCAGGATGATTTCCGATGAGCCGTCGGTGAAGTGGTCTTCTTCCTGTTCGTTCGTGAAGGTGGACATGCCCTTTTCGTAGGCGGCAGCGAAGGTGGATGGCTTACTGCCCCAGGCCATGGTGGTTTCCAGGAAGTTGTAGTTGGAGTCCTCTTCGTTGGTGGACCAGCCCAGGAAGGCATGACCGGGGATGTTGACGATGACGGTGTGCATTCCAAGGGATTCCAGGATGCTGGCGAAGAGGTTGGTGCCTTCGATGCAGTTTGCCTGCTTGGTACGGAGCACTTCGATGGGGTACTTGATTTTTTGGCCAGGGGAGCCTGCGTCGGTATTGTTGACGTAGTTGATGCCCTTGGCGCTGAGCACTTCGTATACAGCCTTTACCAATCGTGCCGAACTTTCGGTCATGCTTTCGTCGCCGTCGTAGAGCTGGTAGGCCTTTACGGATCCGTTGGGCAGCTTGGCTTCCAGTTCCTTGTGGATTGCCGTAATGGAGTCCATGTTGGGAGTTACCCATACGGCGCTCCATAGCGAGCGGTTTTGCACGTTGACGTATTCGGCGCCGTTGATTTGCATGGGGTGGATGGTAGACGGCTCAGATGAAGAATAGAAGAGGATTTCGTGATCGTTTTCCAGGGCGTAGGCGCGGATCTGGATCTGCACCTGTTCGGGGGCGGTAAGGGCAGCCAATGCCTTGTTGTTGAATTTGAGGCTGGGGGCGAAAATTCTTGTGGTGTCGGGGTTAACGAAATCGGTAACGCTGGCTGTGTCAGTGAATCCGTCGATCCAGGACTTGACGGTGATTTTCTTCCAGCGGCAGGGAATCTCCGGCTCGCTGAACGAAGTTCTGTTTTCGCAGGTGTTCTTGACGGTGATGGATACCGGCACAGGAAGCACTTCGCCCTTGGAATTGATGTAGTCCTTGTACATCAGGGGGTACTGATTGGCGAAGGCGCCGTAGATGTCCTTCTTGACGGACCATGTCCAGGCATTGAGGGTGCGGATGGCTGCCTGGCTGTAGATATCGGCGTAGACGCTGTCGTAGAGCTTGGCGTACATGGAGTCGAAATCGGCTTCCTTCAGGCTGTCGATGAGGGCTTCGCGGACGGAGTCCATCCAGGCGTCAGAAAAGGCGTTGTCGAAGAGAATCTTGTAGACGGTGTCTACGTAGGGTTCTGCGTAAAGGGAATCCCACAGGGTGCCGGTGATTTCGTCGCGGATGGCGCTTGCCAGGGAATCTACGTTGACTTCCTTGGCGTCCTTGCCGTTTTTGCCATCTTTACCGTCTGCGCCGTTGATACCGTCGCTGCCGTTGTCGCCGGAACATGCGGAAAGGGAAATTGTAGCTGCGAATACGAGAACGATGCCGGCAATTTTTGCCAGACCTTTAAAAAAAGAAATCCTCATTAAACCTCCAAAAAGATTTGCTGAATAGATAAAAATTGAGAGTTTATTTGTCAAATGGGTCCGTCTGATTTTTTATAACAGATGTAAAAGTTTTTACCATATGAATTTTTAATCTTTCTAAATTTTCGGTCAGATTTTTTTTAGTGAGGTCCAAATGTCTCAGAACGAAAATGCTATGGCCGGAGCCGCCAGGAAAGTCAAGTCTGTCAAGACGCAGGTTATTGTCTGGGTTGTTGCGCTGGTGCTTGGTGCCCTTTTGGGTCTGATCCAGAGTGAAGGTCTGCAGAACCTGATTAACTTCATCGCTTCTGTTTATACCCGCCTGTTCCAGTTTGTGGCCGTGCCTACCATTGCGCTTGCCCTCATGACCACTCTTTCTGCCCTGGGTGTCCAGAAGAATACCGGCCGCATTTTTGGCCGTACCATCATCTACACCTTGCTGACCACTTTTGCGGCCGCCTTCGTGGGACTGCTTCTCTATAAGATTATCGGACCGGGCAACCTGCCCATGGATCTGGTCAGTGGCGGTGCCGCCGAAGTTCCCCAGAACCTGAGCGCCATGAGCTATTACGATCATTTCCTCAGCATCGTTCCCAACAATGTGGTGCAGCCCTTCCTCAGCGGTAACGTGCTGGGTATCTTGATGGTGGCCGCTGCCGTGGGCCTGGGCCTCGCCTTTATGCCTGATTCTGATAACAAGCATGCTCTTGTGAAGGTGATCCTCGGTCTTCGCGAATTGCTGTTTACCTTGATCCGCGCTCTCGTCTGGGCTTTGCCCCTTGGCGTTGTGGCCTTTGCCGCCCAGCTTTCTGCACAGGTGAATGCCGGCGTGGTGGTGGGTTCCCTGGGTAAGTACCTGGCTGTGGTCATGGGCGGAAACGCTATCCAGTTCCTCATTGTGCTGCCCCTTTTCCTTATTGCCCGCGGCCTGAATCCTATCCATGTTCTCAAGAAGATGAGCCCCGCTGTGATGATGGCTTTCTTTACCAAGAGTTCCGCCGCAACGTTGCCTGTGACCATGCAGTCTGCCGAAGACAACCTGAAGGTAAAGCCGGAAGTGGCCCGCTTCGTGCTCCCCATCTGCACCACCATCAACATGAACGGTTGCGCCGCCTTCATTTTGGTGACCAGCCTTTTCGTGATGCAGAACAGCGGTGTGGAACTGACTCTCGGCACCATGATCACCTGGGTGTTCATTTCCGTTCTTTCTGCAGTGGGTAACGCTGGCGTTCCCATGGGCTGTTACTTCCTGACCCTTTCCCTCATGGTGGGCATGAATGCAAACATCGGCGTCATGGGCGTGATCCTCCCGCTTTACGCTGTCATCGACATGATCGAGACTGCTGAAAACGTCTGGTCCGACTCCTGCGTCTGCGCCATGACCAACAAGGATCTGAGCAAGTAAGATAAATTAAGACTATGTATAAAAAATCCAGCCCTAGATTTTGGGACTGGATTTTTTTAGTGAAATTTTATTTTAGTAGGTAACCGTTACTTCCCAATCCATGGTGTAGTAGGCAGAACCGTCGTCGGTCTGTTTTATGGTCTTGTCGATTTTCTGTCCTACATCATTGATTGCGTAGCATTTGGTGGATGTGTATTCCTCGTCGTCAAAGAATGCGTCTTCGTCGACAAACTTGGGGCATACCTGAATGATATTGATACCCTTGGGCAATAGTACGGAAACTTCCTTGCTGCCAAACCAGTAGCCCACATCGTTACCGAGATTGATCGTTGTTGTCTTGACAGGATCCATTTCATCGATGCCGTCTTTGCTGGACTTTATGGTAAAGGAAATTCGGGGTTCGCCATCTTCCTTGTCTTTTTCGTCCATAGCTTTTAGCTGCTCGTATTTGAGCAGGTTGATGGTTAGGGTAGTCCGCGCCGTAGTGTAAACGGAAACTTCTTGCTTTGCAGGTTCCTTGATTTCTTCCTTTGGATTTTCGCCGGAATCAGAACTTGTAATTGCATCCGCGTAACCTCCTGAATTGCTGGATTTAGGAGTGGAGGCATCCTTTTCTGCAATCCATTCTCCACCGATGCACACATAGTTGTCGTCCTTATCCTGGACGTATTTTGTTTCACCTCTGTTGCTACTGTTACAAGCGCCCAGTTCGTAAATGCTGGAAACAGAAGAATCGTTTGCTGCTGATGATGACGAATCGTCAGAACATGCTGCGAAAAATGCGGTGACGGTTGCTGCAAGTAATATTTTCTTCATAAAAGCTCCTTTACTTTGTTGTGAATGTAACCTTTTCGAACTTAAGAAGAACTTGACGACTTTTTATGAAGAATGAATTTCGTTCAAATAAAAAAGGCGTGGTGTCGTTCTTCGCTTACTTACAGACTGAGGCTCGGCAAAGCCATTACGCATAAATAAACGACAACAACCCACGCCCCAATGGGACGTGAGCGTTTGCCTGCTATCTTCTGCGTTTGTGAATTTTGCCGATTCCAGTCTAGAAGATAAGAGCAAAGCTCAAAAAAATCCGGTCGCGGTTTCTCGCTATGTAAAACGAAAGTTAGATAAAATTTTTTAGTAGGTCAATAAATAGTATTAGACGACAGTGAATTTTGGACGTTGGTGGTGATAGGGATGGTGCAACCAAAGCTATCAAGGGCGTAATTATTTGCCGATTCCAGTCTCCTTGATAACCTGGTTGCACCAAATTTATGAGCCGTTGAGGGATGCTCTTGGGGCGTGGTGACTTAATCCTTGTCTCCAAATGGGCAGCAGCAGTCGAAAGAAACGTCTTCGTATTCGTTCATAAGGAAGAACTCCTCCATGCGATATTTGGCCTCTTCGGTGGCGTAGTTTTCATAACGGTTGTTAAACTTTTCCTGGTCAAAGTTGATTTCCTCCAGGGCTTCATCAATAGAAATTTCAGTGAGGGGGTGGCTGTATTCGTATTCCTTGTGACCATTCTGGAAAAGTCTTCCGTCGGGAGCGATCATCAGGTAGCTTTCTGTCATGACATCGTTGTCTTCAACGAAAATGACGTTGTTTTGTTTTTGGGGTGCGCTGAAGGCCGCCAAGAAATTGCTCAGAGGATCTTTCTTTGGCATTTTTTCTTCCTTGAGATTGTTGAACAGGAAGGTGTTGAACTTGAAATCAGAAATGCCTTCTTTTCCATCAAAAGGCAGCTGACGAAGAATCTTCCACTTGTCAATTTTCAGTTCGGCCATACGGTCCACAAGAATTTCGTTGAAGTTGTATTCGTTCACTACGGTGTTGATTTTGATATTGAGGCCAGGATTAAGAGTGCGGAGTTCCTCCAACTTTTCCTTCAACTGCTGAAAGGAAATAGTCTTACCATTGCATTCCCTGCCTATTCTCACATTGGTTTTGTGATCGAAGGAATCAATGGAAACTCCTACCTGGGAAATCAAGTGGACGAAGGGACAGATGTATTCAAGATGGCTTCCGTTGGTAATAATGGAAATTTCGAAGTCCATTTCGTGAGCCATTTTGATGACCTGCCAAAGACGTTCCTGCTGCAGAATGGGCTCTCCGCCTACGATATTGAGACGCTTTTGGGTGAAGAGGCAATCTTCGAGGCGAATGCTTTTAAGATTTTCAAGTATCTTTCGGACATTGTCTGGGTTTGTCCAGATTTCCTTGACTCGA
The nucleotide sequence above comes from Fibrobacter sp. UWH6. Encoded proteins:
- a CDS encoding dicarboxylate/amino acid:cation symporter; its protein translation is MSQNENAMAGAARKVKSVKTQVIVWVVALVLGALLGLIQSEGLQNLINFIASVYTRLFQFVAVPTIALALMTTLSALGVQKNTGRIFGRTIIYTLLTTFAAAFVGLLLYKIIGPGNLPMDLVSGGAAEVPQNLSAMSYYDHFLSIVPNNVVQPFLSGNVLGILMVAAAVGLGLAFMPDSDNKHALVKVILGLRELLFTLIRALVWALPLGVVAFAAQLSAQVNAGVVVGSLGKYLAVVMGGNAIQFLIVLPLFLIARGLNPIHVLKKMSPAVMMAFFTKSSAATLPVTMQSAEDNLKVKPEVARFVLPICTTINMNGCAAFILVTSLFVMQNSGVELTLGTMITWVFISVLSAVGNAGVPMGCYFLTLSLMVGMNANIGVMGVILPLYAVIDMIETAENVWSDSCVCAMTNKDLSK
- a CDS encoding viperin family antiviral radical SAM protein, producing MNIKTIVINWHITESCNYKCKYCFAKWNRVKEIWTNPDNVRKILENLKSIRLEDCLFTQKRLNIVGGEPILQQERLWQVIKMAHEMDFEISIITNGSHLEYICPFVHLISQVGVSIDSFDHKTNVRIGRECNGKTISFQQLKEKLEELRTLNPGLNIKINTVVNEYNFNEILVDRMAELKIDKWKILRQLPFDGKEGISDFKFNTFLFNNLKEEKMPKKDPLSNFLAAFSAPQKQNNVIFVEDNDVMTESYLMIAPDGRLFQNGHKEYEYSHPLTEISIDEALEEINFDQEKFNNRYENYATEEAKYRMEEFFLMNEYEDVSFDCCCPFGDKD